In Phragmites australis chromosome 24, lpPhrAust1.1, whole genome shotgun sequence, the following are encoded in one genomic region:
- the LOC133907667 gene encoding RING-H2 finger protein ATL39-like, translating to MATARAACRRLTTGDETRAVPAVGPASGGRTQFNMSSGAATAVVFVSIVLCFILLCTYCRCARQRAIAGARRQVMRELVPGASLFLRPAAAALPPAVPYAVASAGKKGQVPEDCPVCLEPFGDGDAVRVVPACGHLYHAPCIDRWLDVRNSCPVCRCAVVCYCTADRATRDAAVAVGSGDDDQEVVLERVVAMIEAIRDEQREEAAARRAPASTGGDGG from the coding sequence ATGGCCACGGCGCGCGCCGCGTGTAGGCGCCTGACCACGGGCGACGAGACGCGGGCCGTGCCGGCGGTCGGCCCGGCGTCCGGAGGCCGCACGCAGTTCAACATGTCCTCGGGCGCGGCCACGGCCGTGGTGTTCGTCTCCATCGTGCTCTGCTTCATCCTGCTCTGCACCTACTGCCGCTGCGCCCGCCAGCGCGCCATCGCGGGCGCGCGCCGTCAAGTCATGCGCGAGCTCGTCCCGGGCGCGTCCCTCTTCCtccgccccgccgccgcggcgctgcCGCCCGCGGTGCCCTACGCCGTCGCCAGCGCCGGCAAGAAGGGGCAGGTGCCCGAGGACTGCCCCGTCTGCCTCGAGCCCTtcggcgacggcgacgccgTCAGGGTCGTCCCCGCGTGCGGCCACCTCTACCACGCGCCCTGCATCGACCGGTGGCTCGACGTGCGCAACTCCTGCCCCGTGTGCCGGTGCGCCGTGGTCTGCTACTGCACCGCCGACCGTGCGACTAGGGACGCGGCCGTGGCCGTTGGCAGCGGCGACGACGACCAGGAGGTCGTCCTGGAGCGCGTGGTCGCGATGATCGAAGCGATAAGAGATGAACAGAGagaagaggcggcggcgcggcgcgcgcCGGCGAGTACCGGCGGAGACGGAGGGTGA
- the LOC133907990 gene encoding uncharacterized protein LOC133907990 has translation MGFLDDDKEWIECINEAANWATGTKLRQLFTTILSHCEVTEPKRLWESTWEALSEDIQHKRRLILNFPTLQLTESQKKSYTLIEIEKIMRQAGKSLKDYSGIELPNADELEQLGNRLINEELNYDMDLLKNEHLNILNNLNPEQKKAYDAIMESIDNNLGKQIFVEGYGGTGKTYLWKAITTKLRYEGKIVLAVASCAIAALLLYNGRTAHSKFHIPINITDESTCEIKQGSHLAELLKKTSLILWDEAPMANRNCFEALDKSLRDILRFTNNNSDKKPFGGMTVVLGGDFRQILPVVTKGRREHIVNASIKRSYLWQHFEIYILTKNMRLTCTSHNITE, from the coding sequence ATGGGATTCCTTGATGACGACAAAGAATGGATAGAATGCATCAATGAGGCAGCTAACTGGGCAACCGGAACAAAGCTACGCCAGCTATTCACCACCATATTATCCCACTGTGAAGTTACTGAACCCAAAAGACTATGGGAGTCTACTTGGGAAGCTTTGTCCGAAGACATCCAACACAAGAGAAGACTAATCCTAAATTTTCCAACACTGCAACTGACAGAATCCCAGAAGAAATCATATACTTTGATcgaaatagagaaaataatgcGACAAGCAGGAAAGTCACTAAAGGACTACTCAGGAATAGAACTGCCAAACGCAGATGAGCTAGAACAACTTGGGAATCGATTGATAAACGAAGAGCTTAACTACGACATGGACCTCTTGAAGAATGAGCATCTCAACATACTCAACAATCTAAATCCTGAACAGAAAAAAGCATACGACGCAATAATGGAATCAATCGACAATAATCTGGGAAAGCAAATATTTGTCGAAGGCTACGGCGGTACGGGAAAGACATATCTATGGAAAGCAATCACGACGAAACTACGATATGAAGGGAAGATAGTACTTGCAGTAGCATCATGCGCCATAGCTGCTCTTTTGCTCTACAATGGGAGAACAGCACACTCCAAATTTCACATTCCCATTAACATAACAGATGAATCCACATGTGAAATCAAGCAAGGTTCCCATCTAGCTGAGCTCCTAAAGAAGACATCACTGATATTGTGGGATGAGGCTCCAATGGCGAACAGAAATTGTTTCGAAGCACTCGACAAAAGCCTCAGAGATATACTCAGGTTTACCAACAATAACAGCGACAAAAAACCATTCGGTGGCATGACTGTAGTGCTGGGGGGAGACTTCCGACAAATTCTACCAGTGGTGACAAAGGGAAGGAGAGAACACATAGTGAACGCATCCATCAAGCGTTCATATTTGTGGCAACACTTTGAAATTTACATTTTAACAAAAAACATGAGGCTCACCTGCACATCTCACAACATAACGGAATAA
- the LOC133907991 gene encoding uncharacterized protein LOC133907991, with amino-acid sequence MAICRWAGYPNLFITFTCNAKWPEIQYMLDETGSKQKPADRPEIIDRVFMIKLRELLRDIVEGKHFGETTSVLYTIEFQKRGLPHAHILVFLKDKSKFHDPTHIDDIICAEIPNKNEDPKAYAAVENFMMHGPCGEANPNSSCMMDNRCNKHFPKRYNSDTTIDEDDFPIYKRQDNGREIRKGNTTLDNRFAVPYNRNLLVKFQAHINVEWCNRSRSIKYLIKYIHKGDDYVVGLIKDKDKSNNEIDEIKKYLQMRYISSTEACWRLFQFELSYRDPPVERLNFHLENEQQVIFLDSTDIDKILRREAVKKTKFTEWMEANKEYEEARRLTYADFPTKWVWIAKDNKWKKRKKGYAI; translated from the exons ATGGCGATATGCCGTTGGGCAGGATACCCAAACCTTTTTATAACATTCACATGCAACGCAAAGTGGCCAGAAATCCAGTATATGCTAGATGAAACAGGAAGCAAACAAAAACCAGCAGATCGACCAGAAATTATAGACCGAGTCTTCATGATAAAACTAAGAGAGCTACTAAGAGACATAGTGGAAGGAAAACACTTCGGAGAAACTACATCAG TTCTCTACACAATAGAGTTCCAGAAAAGAGGACTCCCGCACGCCCACATATTGGTATTTCTTAAAGACAAGAGCAAGTTCCATGATCCAACACACATCGACGATATAATATGTGCTGAAATCCCAAACAAGAATGAAGACCCAAAAGCCTATGCAGCTGTTGAGAATTTCATGATGCATGGCCCATGTGGAGAAGCAAACCCAAATTCTTCATGTATGATGGACAATAGATGCAACAAGCACTTTCCAAAAAGATACAACTCAGATACTACAatcgatgaagatgattttCCAATATACAAGAGACAAGACAATGGGAGAGAAATCAGAAAAGGAAATACAACACTAGACAACAGATTTGCCGTGCCCTACAACAGGAATCTATTGGTCAAGTTTCAAGCTCACATAAATGTCGAGTGGTGCAACAGGTCTAGGTCGATCAAATACTTAATCAAGTACATTCACAAAGGCGATGACTATGTAGTAGGACTAATAAAGGATAAGGACAAATCGAACAACGAAATTGACGAGATTAAGAAATACCTACAAATGAGATACATATCATCAACTGAAGCATGTTGGCGGTTATTCCAGTTTGAACTAAGTTATCGAGATCCGCCTGTTGAGAGGCTAAATTTTCATCTAGAGAATGAGCAACAAGTTATTTTTCTAGATTCGACTGATATTGATAAGATACTAAGAAGGGAGGCAGTGAAGAAAACTAAATTTACTGAATGGATGGAGGCGAACAAGGAGTACGAAGAAGCAAGAAGATTAACATATGCAGATTTCCCTACTAAATGGGTCTGGATCGCTAAAGATAACAAAtggaaaaagaggaaaaaaggaTATGCAATCTGA